The following are from one region of the Scylla paramamosain isolate STU-SP2022 chromosome 45, ASM3559412v1, whole genome shotgun sequence genome:
- the LOC135094315 gene encoding uncharacterized PE-PGRS family protein PE_PGRS20-like, with protein sequence MRFLVSFVAVLCVVGAAIALYVPDAQELGFFRNGGESGNADDGGTGGSGGIGDIGEYGIGGSGGSGGSGENGSGGSGGIGENGSGGSGGSGENGSGGSGGSGENGSGSSGGSGENGSGGSGGSGENGSGSSGGSGENGSGGSGGSGENDSGGSGGSGENGSGGGGGSGENGSGGSGENGSGGSGSSGGSGENGSGGSGGSGGSGGSGGSGGSDGSGGSGGSGGSGGSGENGSGGSDGSDGSGGSGEGGSGGSSGCEKNGNCGNNGNNGNCGNNGNICNCCNNGHNCVPVLSIGFH encoded by the exons GTTCTTGGTCTCCTTCGTGGCTGTGTTGTGCGTGGTGGGAGCAGCAATTGCTCTCTACGTGCCAGACGCCCAAGAATTGGGCTTCTTTAGAAATGG TGGCgaaagtggcaacgctgacGACGGCGGCACTGGCGGCAGTGGCGGCATTGGCGACATTGGCGAATATGGCATtggcggcagtggcggcagtggtggcagtggcgaaaatggcagtggcggcagtggcggcaTTGGCGAaaatggcagtggtggcagtggcggcagtggcgaaaatggcagtggtggcagtggcggcagtGGCGAAAATGGCAGTGGTAGCAGTGGCGGCAGTGGCGAAAATGGcagtggcggcagtggcggcagtGGCGAAAATGGCAGTGGTAGCAGTGGCGGCAGTGGCGAAAATGGcagtggcggcagtggcggcagtGGCGAAAATgacagtggtggcagtggcggcagtggcgaaaatggcagtggcggcggtggcggcagtggcgAAAATGGCAGTGGCGGCAGTGGCGAAAATGGCAGTGGCGgtagtggcagcagtggtggcagtggcgaaaatggcagtggcggcagtggcggcagtggtggcagtggcggcagtggtggcagtggcggcagcgatggcagtggcggcagtggcggcagtggtggcagtggcggcagtGGCGAAAATGGTAGTGGCGGCAGTGATGGCAGTGATGGCAGTGGCGGCAGTGGCGAAggtggcagtggcggcagcagcggctGCGAAAAGAATGGCAATTGCGGCAACAATGGTAATAACGGCAATTGTGGCAACAACGGTAATATATGTAATTGCTGTAATAATGGCCACAACTGTGTCCCTGTCCTCTCCATTGGGTTTCACTGA